One window from the genome of Oceanisphaera sp. IT1-181 encodes:
- the ccoG gene encoding cytochrome c oxidase accessory protein CcoG — MEKYSSQIDVNVCIEPRPIDQGHVYVRAQQGRWQRLRRVMGGMLMLCFLLGPWLRWNGQQALLLDLAQQRFHLFGITIWPQDLTLLALVLMVAACGLFFITVFLGRVWCGYLCPQTVWTFWFIWVEERLEGSANKRRQLHKAPWSLNKLWRTGGKHLIWLLISLLSGFTFVAYFVPAAALATDLVQFSAGLLSSFWVVFFALCTYLNAGWMRAIMCTHMCPYSRFQSAMFDKDTYSASYDAKRGERRGPRARNTDAAALGLGDCIDCNLCVQVCPTGIDIRDGLQYECINCGACADACDQTMSQMGSATGLIRYASERQLEGGKTRLLRPKLVGYGIMLLLMLVVLVYAAASRVPMALDVQRDRNQLFRETTAGWVENTYLLKLPNRSQQPQDYRVRVTGMDALRWTGPEEVSVPAGEIVNLSISLTADPYQLQNSIQAITFVAGNDQLQVQTNSQFFSPSR, encoded by the coding sequence ATGGAAAAATATTCTTCCCAAATTGACGTTAACGTCTGTATCGAGCCCAGACCCATAGATCAGGGCCATGTTTACGTGCGCGCACAACAGGGGCGCTGGCAGCGGCTGCGTCGGGTCATGGGTGGAATGTTGATGCTGTGTTTTCTGCTGGGACCTTGGCTGCGCTGGAACGGCCAACAGGCCTTGCTGCTGGATCTGGCACAGCAACGTTTTCATCTGTTCGGCATCACTATCTGGCCTCAGGATCTGACTTTGCTCGCCTTAGTGTTGATGGTGGCAGCTTGCGGCCTATTTTTTATTACCGTATTTTTGGGACGAGTGTGGTGCGGTTATCTCTGCCCGCAGACAGTGTGGACTTTCTGGTTCATCTGGGTAGAAGAAAGATTAGAGGGTAGTGCTAATAAGCGTCGTCAATTGCACAAGGCGCCTTGGAGCTTGAATAAGTTGTGGCGCACTGGCGGCAAACACCTGATCTGGCTGCTGATCTCCTTGTTGAGTGGTTTTACTTTCGTCGCCTATTTTGTACCTGCTGCCGCGTTGGCCACCGATTTAGTACAGTTTTCTGCCGGCCTGCTGTCGAGCTTCTGGGTGGTGTTTTTTGCGCTTTGTACCTATCTCAACGCGGGTTGGATGCGGGCCATAATGTGTACTCATATGTGCCCTTACTCTCGCTTTCAGTCGGCGATGTTCGATAAAGACACCTATAGCGCGAGTTATGATGCCAAGCGCGGAGAGCGTCGTGGTCCACGTGCGCGTAACACAGATGCCGCAGCACTGGGACTCGGCGACTGTATAGACTGCAATTTGTGTGTACAAGTGTGCCCCACCGGCATCGATATTCGAGACGGTCTGCAGTATGAATGCATCAACTGCGGGGCTTGCGCCGATGCCTGTGATCAGACCATGAGTCAGATGGGCAGCGCCACTGGGCTGATCCGTTATGCCAGCGAGCGCCAGCTAGAGGGCGGCAAGACCCGGTTGTTGCGGCCCAAGTTGGTCGGCTATGGCATTATGTTGCTGCTGATGTTGGTGGTACTGGTGTATGCCGCCGCCAGCCGAGTGCCAATGGCGCTGGACGTGCAACGGGATCGTAATCAACTGTTCCGAGAAACCACAGCAGGTTGGGTGGAAAACACCTATTTGCTTAAGTTGCCGAATCGCAGTCAGCAGCCACAAGATTATCGGGTACGCGTAACCGGAATGGATGCCTTACGCTGGACGGGACCAGAGGAGGTGTCGGTCCCGGCCGGTGAAATCGTTAATCTGTCTATTAGTTTGACGGCGGATCCTTATCAGTTGCAGAATAGCATACAGGCGATTACGTTTGTGGCCGGTAATGACCAGCTGCAAGTACAGACTAATAGCCAATTTTTCAGCCCAAGCCGCTAG
- a CDS encoding LysR family transcriptional regulator, translated as MAKNPITIEVLETLDAIERRGSFAKAAEELNKATSAVSYAVQKLEEQLDIALFQRQGRRSVLTSAGRLILVEGREILHTTARLANKAKEVATGWEPRIRIAVESLQSYPAFFGVLGEFLKAHPTVEIDVCESVLNGGWEALEQDRVDLIIGSPGPVPLQKGYRTLLLARPDLVPVVASGHELASIATNPDALQGCLPEVRRVITHDTSLVDITRNAGLSSDGKHFYVQNIDQKVEAIMAGIGVGHLPRQRIQNQLNNGELVELALNECPIFEHYLAWKISHKGKGLQLLTQKLSVVFG; from the coding sequence ATGGCAAAAAACCCAATAACAATAGAGGTGCTAGAAACACTGGATGCCATCGAGCGACGGGGAAGTTTCGCGAAAGCCGCAGAAGAGCTGAACAAAGCCACCTCAGCCGTGTCCTATGCGGTGCAAAAATTGGAAGAGCAGCTTGATATTGCTCTGTTTCAGCGTCAGGGGCGCCGTTCGGTGTTAACGTCAGCTGGGCGACTGATATTGGTCGAAGGGAGAGAAATACTTCACACCACAGCGCGACTGGCAAATAAGGCAAAGGAAGTGGCCACGGGTTGGGAGCCTCGTATTCGCATCGCCGTAGAGTCACTGCAGTCCTACCCTGCCTTTTTTGGCGTGCTTGGCGAATTTCTCAAGGCACATCCCACGGTTGAAATCGATGTGTGTGAGTCAGTGCTGAACGGCGGGTGGGAAGCGCTTGAGCAAGACCGGGTAGATTTGATCATCGGATCACCCGGACCCGTGCCACTGCAAAAAGGTTACCGTACACTGCTATTGGCGCGTCCCGATCTGGTGCCGGTTGTTGCGTCTGGTCATGAACTTGCAAGCATAGCGACGAACCCCGATGCGTTACAAGGTTGTCTGCCGGAGGTTCGAAGGGTTATTACACACGATACCTCCCTCGTTGATATTACCCGAAACGCGGGTTTAAGCAGTGACGGTAAACATTTTTACGTGCAAAACATCGATCAGAAAGTGGAGGCGATAATGGCAGGCATAGGCGTAGGGCACCTGCCGCGACAGCGTATTCAAAACCAACTCAATAATGGCGAGCTTGTCGAGCTGGCGTTAAATGAATGTCCTATTTTCGAACATTATCTGGCTTGGAAAATCAGTCACAAAGGCAAAGGGCTGCAATTGCTAACTCAAAAATTGTCTGTCGTATTTGGTTAG
- a CDS encoding DoxX family protein — MKALISTLTATAAGVDTLPLRLGAGVIFTAHGGQKLFGWFGGYGLEGTAGWMTSIGLEPGVLMAAMAGGAEFFGGLLLIAGLMTRPAALMLAITMLVAIATVHLSNGLFMSNNGYEFGLALLVISIGLVFRGAGSLSVDRLLHTRLDQ, encoded by the coding sequence ATGAAAGCACTCATTAGCACGTTAACCGCTACCGCTGCAGGTGTGGATACCCTGCCCCTTCGCCTCGGAGCCGGCGTGATATTTACCGCCCACGGAGGCCAAAAATTATTTGGCTGGTTTGGTGGCTATGGCTTGGAAGGCACAGCAGGTTGGATGACGTCTATTGGCCTCGAGCCTGGGGTGCTTATGGCAGCCATGGCCGGTGGTGCCGAATTTTTTGGTGGCTTGTTGCTGATTGCGGGCTTAATGACTCGCCCGGCAGCGTTAATGCTGGCCATCACCATGCTCGTCGCCATCGCCACGGTTCATCTGTCAAATGGGCTGTTTATGTCAAATAACGGTTACGAATTCGGCCTCGCCTTGCTGGTGATCAGTATTGGTCTGGTATTCAGGGGCGCTGGCAGCCTCAGTGTGGATCGTTTACTGCACACGCGACTGGATCAGTAA
- a CDS encoding efflux RND transporter permease subunit has product MKISDLSIARPVLATVLSLMLCVFGLISFLELPLREMPDTTSPVVTVRTTYTGASAAVLEVQVTKRLEDELSGISDVKYISSSTSDGSSSITIEFDPSRDLDSAASDVREAVARASRKLPDDADAPIVTKDTGRNDVILWITLRSTGMSPLTMGDYAENVLADRFSLLDGVSSVVVGGRKERVMNVRLDPVAMAARGITVADIRAALRSQNVELPAGVLENNQQNYATRIQRSFEEAVNFQRLSIRRIDADSRVYLSDVAEVWEGEKPENTLFRSNGQNVVGLGIVKQSQANTLDVVNEVKKAIGAQQQFLPDGTELTWTFDSSVFIDSAIDEVYQTLMITVGLVVLVIYIFLGQVRATLIPAITVPVSLISAFIAAYALGYSVNLITLMALIMAIGLVVDDAIVVLENIYHHLERGRSPLAAAYYGTREVGFAVIATTLTLVAVFVPIIFMGGIIGRIFTEFAVLLSAAVIFSSIVALTLSPVMSVKILKAHQAPTKLALRFNAGFAKLERGYKRLLNMGLNKGKHRLWWAPVVMVMALGLTVWLLSQVPQSLTPKEDRGSVFVMVRGAEGASFDRMSLAMGEIEQRLNPLLDEGIATNLTVRTPGFGGGVNSGMVIISLENWDKRDVPAEQVVNRIRGLTRDVADVLVIPILPSSIRGGSSSPVEFVITGSDYDELYQWAEQLRGLAQDNPGLSDIDLDYAQTKPELLVEVDQQRAAKLGISVTDVADSLNVMLGGQAITTYERQGEEYDVYLKGQQEVLRQLSDIGGIYLRSGHGELVSLDNLVSLNEQGTSASLNHYNRKKAITLSANLVGSYSLGEALDYLDDLVREHLPDNAIADYKGESLEYKNNQSDVAFVFGLALVVVFLILAAQFESFIHPFIVLLTVPLGLVGGLLGLYFAGMSLNAYSQIAMVMLIGLVTKNGILIVEFANQLRDRGIPFDEAVTEAAVRRLRPILMTAFTTIIGAIPLILASGAGAESRQNVGIVVFTGVSLATLLTLFIVPAMYRLLARGTQSPEHQQRLLDAALEEPVKGEE; this is encoded by the coding sequence ATGAAGATCTCTGATCTCTCGATTGCGCGGCCGGTGCTGGCCACGGTATTAAGTTTGATGCTGTGCGTGTTTGGTTTGATTTCCTTTTTGGAGCTACCGCTGCGGGAAATGCCGGACACCACCTCTCCCGTGGTCACGGTGCGCACTACTTATACCGGGGCGAGCGCTGCCGTGTTAGAAGTGCAAGTCACCAAGCGTCTAGAAGATGAGCTGTCAGGCATCAGTGATGTGAAATACATCAGCTCCAGTACCAGCGATGGCAGTTCTAGCATTACCATTGAATTTGATCCCTCCCGCGACTTAGACAGCGCTGCCAGTGATGTGCGTGAAGCCGTGGCGCGCGCCTCGCGCAAATTGCCCGATGACGCAGATGCGCCCATCGTCACCAAAGACACGGGGCGAAACGATGTGATTTTGTGGATCACCTTACGCTCCACTGGCATGTCGCCGTTAACCATGGGTGATTATGCAGAAAACGTGTTGGCGGATCGCTTTAGCCTGCTCGATGGCGTGAGCTCAGTAGTCGTAGGTGGGCGTAAAGAGCGGGTAATGAATGTGCGCCTAGATCCGGTCGCCATGGCGGCACGGGGCATTACGGTGGCGGATATTCGCGCCGCCTTGCGCTCGCAAAACGTGGAGCTGCCCGCGGGCGTGCTGGAAAATAACCAGCAAAACTATGCCACTCGTATTCAACGCAGCTTTGAAGAGGCCGTTAATTTTCAACGCTTAAGCATTAGACGTATCGATGCCGACAGTCGCGTTTATCTCTCAGATGTGGCCGAGGTGTGGGAGGGTGAAAAGCCAGAAAACACCCTGTTTCGCTCCAACGGCCAGAACGTAGTGGGCTTAGGTATCGTTAAACAAAGCCAAGCTAATACGCTGGATGTGGTTAATGAAGTGAAAAAGGCCATTGGCGCGCAGCAACAGTTTTTGCCAGATGGTACTGAGCTTACGTGGACCTTCGACAGCTCGGTATTTATCGACAGCGCCATCGATGAGGTGTATCAAACCTTGATGATCACCGTCGGCTTAGTGGTGTTGGTCATTTATATCTTCTTAGGTCAGGTGCGCGCCACCCTGATCCCCGCCATCACGGTGCCCGTCTCATTAATCAGTGCCTTTATTGCCGCCTATGCGTTGGGCTACTCGGTCAACCTTATTACCTTAATGGCGCTGATTATGGCCATAGGCCTAGTGGTGGATGATGCGATTGTGGTGCTGGAAAATATTTACCATCACCTCGAGCGCGGGCGCTCACCCTTAGCCGCCGCTTATTATGGCACTCGAGAAGTGGGCTTTGCGGTGATTGCCACCACGCTCACCTTAGTGGCCGTGTTTGTGCCCATCATCTTTATGGGTGGTATTATTGGCCGTATCTTTACTGAGTTTGCGGTCTTGCTGTCCGCCGCCGTGATCTTTTCATCCATAGTGGCATTAACGCTTAGTCCGGTGATGAGCGTTAAGATACTAAAAGCTCATCAGGCACCGACCAAGCTGGCGCTGCGCTTTAATGCGGGCTTTGCCAAACTGGAACGCGGCTATAAGCGCTTACTCAATATGGGGCTGAATAAAGGCAAGCATCGCCTCTGGTGGGCACCGGTGGTTATGGTCATGGCCTTGGGGCTAACCGTTTGGCTGCTTAGCCAAGTGCCGCAAAGCTTGACGCCCAAAGAAGACCGCGGCTCGGTATTTGTGATGGTGCGCGGTGCGGAAGGGGCCAGCTTTGATCGCATGAGCTTGGCCATGGGCGAAATTGAACAACGACTGAACCCCCTGCTCGACGAGGGCATCGCCACTAACTTAACGGTGCGCACCCCCGGTTTTGGTGGCGGCGTTAACAGCGGCATGGTGATCATCAGTTTAGAAAACTGGGATAAGCGTGATGTGCCCGCCGAGCAAGTGGTTAATCGTATTCGTGGCTTAACGCGAGACGTGGCCGATGTGTTGGTGATCCCGATTTTACCGTCTTCGATCCGCGGCGGCTCTAGCTCACCGGTGGAGTTTGTGATCACCGGCAGTGATTATGACGAGCTCTACCAGTGGGCCGAGCAGTTACGCGGCTTGGCGCAAGATAACCCGGGCTTAAGCGATATCGACCTAGATTACGCACAAACCAAGCCAGAATTGTTGGTAGAGGTGGATCAGCAGCGCGCAGCCAAGCTGGGCATTTCGGTGACAGATGTTGCCGACAGCCTCAATGTGATGCTGGGCGGGCAAGCCATTACCACCTATGAGCGCCAAGGCGAAGAATACGACGTGTATTTAAAAGGCCAGCAAGAGGTGCTTCGCCAACTCAGCGATATTGGCGGCATTTATTTGCGCAGCGGCCACGGCGAACTGGTCTCGCTTGATAATCTGGTGAGCTTAAATGAGCAGGGCACGTCCGCCTCTCTTAATCATTACAACCGCAAAAAAGCCATTACCTTAAGTGCCAACTTGGTCGGCAGTTACAGCTTGGGCGAAGCGCTGGATTATTTAGATGACTTGGTGCGTGAGCACCTGCCCGATAACGCCATTGCCGACTATAAAGGGGAGTCGCTGGAATATAAGAATAACCAAAGTGATGTGGCCTTCGTGTTTGGCTTGGCGTTAGTGGTGGTGTTCTTAATCTTAGCGGCGCAATTTGAAAGTTTTATCCATCCCTTTATTGTGTTGCTTACCGTCCCTCTCGGGCTAGTGGGCGGTTTATTGGGGCTGTATTTTGCCGGCATGAGCTTAAACGCCTATAGCCAGATTGCCATGGTGATGCTGATTGGCTTAGTCACTAAAAACGGCATCTTGATTGTGGAGTTTGCCAACCAGCTAAGGGATCGCGGCATCCCCTTCGATGAAGCGGTTACCGAGGCTGCGGTAAGACGGTTAAGGCCGATTTTAATGACAGCTTTCACCACTATTATTGGCGCTATTCCGCTAATTTTAGCCAGTGGCGCTGGCGCCGAAAGTCGCCAAAACGTCGGTATAGTGGTGTTTACCGGCGTATCGCTGGCCACCTTACTTACGCTGTTTATCGTACCCGCCATGTATCGCCTACTGGCGCGCGGCACCCAATCTCCCGAGCATCAGCAACGGCTATTGGATGCAGCGCTTGAAGAGCCGGTAAAGGGTGAAGAGTAA
- a CDS encoding efflux RND transporter periplasmic adaptor subunit gives MKYKNNNSGWRPYLWLALVCFSSVTQAQYKAVVTTAEVTELPVMASIELMGTLKANQQVAIAPQVSARVTQVHFESGQLVKKGQVLLSLDNRAAKAQVREAQASLMDAQRIFKNYNTLFQRKAVTQTEVDGQQAAVAMAEAKLAAAQVQASYLTLHAPFSGVMGLTDVAPGALLAANEPVADLLDISQLKLDVALPEKYFNKVKVGETLTAYSDAYGEQAFSGKLAVMAPSVNSDSLNATVRLVFDNSMPENSQLDNAKPGKTHNTLVPGMLMRVALTVDNSVQLAIPVQSLLYAGQQRYVYVVDEENKVSRRDVIIGRNMGEQVTVVDGLKAGERVISAGTVKVREGSVVEVLDEDL, from the coding sequence ATGAAATATAAGAATAATAACTCTGGATGGCGACCTTATTTATGGCTGGCATTGGTGTGCTTTTCTTCGGTGACACAGGCCCAATATAAAGCCGTGGTGACCACGGCCGAAGTGACTGAGCTGCCGGTGATGGCCAGTATCGAACTCATGGGCACCTTAAAAGCCAATCAACAGGTGGCGATAGCACCGCAAGTGAGTGCAAGGGTCACGCAGGTGCATTTTGAATCAGGCCAATTAGTTAAAAAAGGCCAAGTGTTATTGAGCCTAGATAACAGAGCGGCAAAAGCTCAGGTGCGAGAAGCGCAAGCTTCACTCATGGATGCGCAGCGCATTTTCAAAAACTACAACACCTTGTTTCAACGCAAAGCCGTTACCCAAACCGAGGTCGATGGACAACAAGCTGCCGTTGCCATGGCAGAGGCTAAACTAGCAGCGGCACAGGTACAGGCTTCTTATTTAACCTTACACGCGCCCTTTAGTGGTGTGATGGGCTTAACGGATGTGGCACCGGGCGCCTTGTTGGCGGCCAATGAGCCCGTGGCCGACTTATTGGACATTAGCCAGTTAAAGCTGGATGTGGCCTTGCCGGAAAAATATTTTAATAAGGTAAAAGTGGGTGAAACACTCACCGCCTATAGCGATGCCTATGGTGAGCAAGCCTTTAGCGGCAAACTGGCGGTAATGGCGCCAAGTGTGAACAGCGACAGTTTAAATGCCACCGTGCGTTTAGTGTTTGATAACTCGATGCCAGAGAACTCTCAACTTGATAACGCTAAGCCAGGTAAGACGCACAACACACTGGTACCCGGTATGTTGATGCGCGTAGCACTAACTGTCGATAACAGTGTGCAGCTGGCAATTCCGGTGCAAAGTCTGTTGTATGCGGGCCAACAGCGTTATGTGTATGTGGTGGATGAAGAAAACAAAGTGAGCCGCCGCGATGTGATCATTGGCCGTAATATGGGCGAGCAAGTCACGGTCGTCGACGGCCTTAAAGCCGGTGAGCGAGTGATCAGCGCCGGTACCGTTAAGGTTCGAGAAGGCAGTGTGGTTGAGGTATTAGATGAAGATCTCTGA
- the xthA gene encoding exodeoxyribonuclease III, protein MKVISFNINGLRARLHQLQAIIDKHQPDVIGLQEIKVHDEMFPVEAVEAMGYQVYFHGQKAHYGVAMLCKQTPLEIRKGFPGDEEDAQRRMIMGRFARPDGSEVTILNGYFPQGENRKHETKFPAKARFYEDLQAYLTEYHTPDQAVIVMGDVNISHTDLDIGIGEPNRKRWLRDGKCSFLPEEREWMESLLSWGLTDTWRLQNPEQTEQYSWFDYRSRGFDDNRGLRIDLVLATQPLIEQLLETGIDYELRGIEKPSDHAPIWATFK, encoded by the coding sequence ATGAAAGTTATCTCCTTTAATATCAATGGACTTAGGGCGCGTTTGCATCAATTGCAGGCCATTATCGATAAGCATCAACCGGACGTGATTGGCCTGCAAGAAATCAAGGTGCACGACGAAATGTTCCCGGTAGAAGCGGTAGAGGCCATGGGCTATCAGGTGTACTTTCACGGTCAAAAAGCCCATTACGGCGTGGCCATGCTGTGCAAGCAAACACCGTTGGAAATCCGCAAGGGCTTTCCCGGTGATGAAGAAGATGCCCAGCGACGCATGATCATGGGCCGCTTTGCCCGCCCCGATGGCAGTGAAGTCACCATCTTAAATGGCTATTTTCCGCAAGGTGAAAACCGCAAGCACGAGACTAAGTTTCCGGCCAAGGCGCGTTTTTATGAAGACTTGCAAGCCTACCTCACCGAGTATCACACCCCAGATCAAGCGGTGATCGTGATGGGTGATGTGAATATCTCGCATACGGATTTAGATATCGGCATTGGTGAGCCCAACCGTAAACGCTGGTTGCGTGATGGTAAGTGCTCATTTTTACCGGAAGAGCGGGAATGGATGGAGAGCCTGCTGAGCTGGGGCTTAACCGATACGTGGCGCTTGCAAAACCCTGAGCAGACCGAGCAATATTCGTGGTTTGATTATCGCAGTCGCGGCTTTGATGATAACCGCGGCCTGCGTATCGACTTAGTATTGGCCACCCAGCCATTAATCGAGCAATTGCTGGAAACCGGCATCGACTACGAATTACGCGGCATCGAAAAGCCTTCCGATCATGCACCGATCTGGGCGACGTTTAAGTAA
- the tilS gene encoding tRNA lysidine(34) synthetase TilS — protein sequence MDLYPVFCRQMRGLTPVHSLVVAFSGGLDSTVLLALAAQFAKERGINIRAVHIAHGLQDAAKDWPAHCAEVAAALGVACVTEAVQVVLGPRVSLEAAAREARYQALGDAMQPNDILLTGHHLDDQAETLLLALKRGAGIKGLAAMPERKPFGCERKQNQQWRPLLSCSRQSLEAYATEQGLSWIEDPSNSDNNFDRNFLRNRILPTLLAQWPSFNETLSRSAELCAEQLQLAQEWAECDLPALLNEAGGLNIAGLTALSVARRHNVLRHWLQQHNVHPSRAQLHAIWQEVALARPDASPEVRLDASRICRYQGVLYVPQKAGQPIALLQLKAELWQDAGVGRLRLSWVEQEADLIAELDISQLQLSFNISGLRAQPQGRAGSRPLKKLWQEYAVPPWQRSQMPLLLQRENLVAIPGLFVSQAYVPKPDQAGWRIEWEVKPEGKP from the coding sequence ATGGATCTCTATCCTGTTTTTTGCCGCCAGATGCGTGGCTTAACGCCTGTCCATTCATTGGTGGTGGCCTTTAGTGGTGGGCTAGACTCGACGGTCTTATTAGCACTGGCGGCTCAGTTTGCTAAAGAGCGCGGCATTAATATTCGCGCCGTACACATTGCTCATGGCTTGCAAGACGCCGCCAAAGATTGGCCAGCACATTGTGCTGAGGTTGCTGCAGCGTTAGGCGTGGCTTGTGTGACCGAAGCGGTACAAGTGGTGCTCGGGCCCAGAGTGAGCCTAGAAGCGGCGGCACGCGAGGCGCGTTATCAAGCCTTGGGTGATGCCATGCAGCCTAATGATATTTTACTCACCGGCCACCATCTGGACGATCAAGCGGAAACCTTGTTGCTGGCGCTTAAGCGTGGCGCTGGCATTAAAGGTCTGGCGGCCATGCCAGAGCGCAAGCCCTTTGGCTGTGAGCGAAAGCAGAATCAACAGTGGCGGCCGCTATTGTCATGTTCGCGCCAATCTTTAGAAGCTTACGCCACAGAACAGGGCTTAAGCTGGATAGAAGACCCCAGTAATAGCGATAATAACTTCGACCGTAACTTCTTACGTAATCGCATCTTGCCAACGCTATTAGCGCAGTGGCCGTCTTTTAATGAGACCTTGTCGCGCAGTGCCGAGTTGTGTGCCGAGCAACTGCAATTGGCACAAGAGTGGGCCGAGTGTGATTTACCTGCGTTGTTGAACGAGGCGGGTGGCTTGAACATAGCCGGCTTAACAGCGCTAAGCGTAGCGCGGCGCCATAATGTGCTGCGACATTGGTTGCAGCAACATAATGTGCACCCCAGTCGCGCGCAATTACACGCTATCTGGCAAGAAGTGGCCTTGGCGCGGCCAGATGCGAGCCCAGAAGTACGGTTAGACGCTTCTCGAATATGCCGTTATCAAGGTGTGCTTTATGTGCCCCAAAAAGCGGGCCAGCCCATTGCGTTATTACAGTTAAAAGCAGAACTTTGGCAAGATGCTGGAGTGGGGCGGTTACGCCTGAGCTGGGTAGAGCAAGAGGCAGATTTAATCGCTGAGCTTGATATCAGCCAGTTGCAGCTGAGCTTTAATATCAGTGGCCTAAGAGCTCAGCCCCAAGGGCGTGCTGGCTCGCGACCGTTAAAGAAGCTGTGGCAAGAATACGCAGTGCCGCCTTGGCAGCGCAGCCAAATGCCGCTTTTGCTCCAAAGAGAAAACCTAGTGGCTATTCCAGGCTTATTCGTCAGCCAAGCCTATGTTCCCAAGCCCGATCAAGCAGGCTGGCGTATAGAGTGGGAAGTAAAGCCGGAAGGTAAGCCCTAA
- a CDS encoding M48 family metalloprotease: MKKTLIAASILTLSLSGCVADDGGQLLGAGLTAFQGMTISKTELQAQASLAAQKMDADNKVAPANNAYSQRLAKVTQGLTQIDGTPLNFKVYLDKEINAFAMPDGTVRVYSGLMDVMKDDELMAVIGHEVAHIKYEHTLGQFKTAYLTAAARQAASAAGGTIGALASSDYAELGSQFLGAQFSQKDELQADVYGVEVLCQQRMDPYAAMRAQQILMQNSGNGGGLFSSHPATNKRIDLVRDAAANASCR, from the coding sequence ATGAAAAAAACACTGATAGCTGCCAGTATTCTCACTTTAAGTTTAAGTGGTTGCGTTGCCGACGATGGCGGCCAGTTGTTGGGTGCCGGCTTAACCGCGTTTCAAGGCATGACCATTAGCAAAACGGAGCTCCAAGCTCAGGCTAGCCTAGCAGCCCAAAAAATGGATGCCGATAATAAAGTCGCGCCCGCTAACAATGCTTACAGCCAACGTTTAGCCAAGGTGACCCAAGGCCTGACACAAATTGACGGTACGCCGCTGAATTTTAAAGTCTATTTAGACAAAGAAATTAACGCCTTTGCTATGCCTGATGGCACGGTGCGCGTTTACTCTGGCTTGATGGATGTGATGAAAGACGACGAGCTGATGGCGGTGATCGGCCATGAAGTGGCACACATCAAATATGAGCATACTCTAGGCCAGTTTAAGACCGCGTATCTCACCGCGGCCGCCCGTCAGGCGGCGTCTGCCGCTGGTGGCACCATTGGTGCCTTGGCGAGCTCTGACTATGCGGAGCTGGGTAGCCAATTTTTAGGCGCGCAGTTCTCACAAAAGGACGAGCTGCAAGCAGATGTGTATGGGGTAGAAGTATTATGCCAGCAGCGCATGGATCCTTATGCAGCCATGCGCGCGCAACAAATTCTGATGCAGAACTCTGGTAACGGTGGCGGGCTTTTTTCTAGCCACCCCGCGACCAATAAGCGCATTGATTTAGTACGCGACGCCGCTGCTAATGCTAGCTGTCGCTAA
- the accA gene encoding acetyl-CoA carboxylase carboxyl transferase subunit alpha, which yields MNQHFLDFEQPIAELQAQIEELRHVNEGDAVDLDEEVSRLEVKREELTKKVFSNLGSWQISQLARHPARPHTLDYIEHIFDEFDELAGDRAYADDKAMVGGIARIDGRPVMVIGQQKGRETKEKIRRNFGMPRPEGYRKALRLMEMAERFNMPILTFIDTPGAYPGVGAEERGQSEAIARNLKVMSGLKVPIICTVIGEGGSGGALAIGVGDRVNMMQYSTYSVISPEGCASILWKSADKASLAAEAMGITAKRIHELKLIDSIVDEPIGGAHGNPLLAAKSLKARLLSDLADLDKLDQSTLLEQRYQRLMGFGYC from the coding sequence ATGAACCAGCATTTTCTGGATTTTGAACAACCGATTGCTGAGCTGCAAGCTCAGATCGAAGAGCTGCGTCACGTAAACGAAGGCGATGCGGTGGATCTCGACGAAGAAGTCAGCCGTTTAGAAGTTAAGCGTGAAGAACTGACCAAAAAAGTGTTCAGTAACTTAGGCTCATGGCAGATCTCGCAATTAGCGCGTCATCCTGCTCGTCCTCATACGCTGGATTACATCGAACACATTTTTGATGAGTTTGACGAACTGGCCGGCGACCGCGCTTACGCCGACGATAAAGCCATGGTGGGCGGCATTGCGCGCATCGATGGTCGTCCGGTGATGGTGATTGGTCAGCAAAAAGGCCGTGAAACCAAAGAAAAGATCCGTCGTAACTTTGGTATGCCACGCCCAGAAGGTTATCGTAAAGCTTTGCGCCTGATGGAAATGGCCGAGCGCTTTAACATGCCAATTTTGACCTTTATCGACACCCCAGGTGCATACCCAGGTGTGGGCGCCGAAGAGCGCGGTCAGAGCGAAGCGATTGCGCGTAACCTAAAAGTGATGTCGGGCTTAAAAGTGCCGATTATCTGCACCGTGATTGGTGAAGGTGGCTCAGGTGGTGCTTTGGCCATTGGTGTGGGTGACCGTGTGAACATGATGCAATATTCGACCTACTCAGTTATCTCTCCTGAAGGTTGTGCATCTATCTTGTGGAAGAGCGCCGATAAAGCCTCACTCGCCGCCGAAGCCATGGGCATTACCGCTAAGCGTATTCATGAGCTGAAATTAATCGATAGCATAGTGGACGAGCCCATTGGTGGCGCCCACGGCAATCCGTTATTAGCTGCTAAATCATTAAAAGCGCGTTTGCTGAGCGATTTGGCTGACTTGGATAAGCTGGACCAAAGCACGCTGTTAGAGCAACGCTACCAGCGCCTGATGGGCTTCGGTTATTGCTAA